The Streptomyces sp. NL15-2K genome contains a region encoding:
- a CDS encoding AMP-binding protein, translated as MDLAPSAYPDTFARDHLPARHLWPVLEFTTDELQYPERLNAATEIIDIPADTFGPDRAALRTPEGEVWTYGELRRRANQIAHVLTDDLGLTPGNRVLLRSPNNPWTVAAWLGVLKAGGIVVTTMAALRARELTPIAQKTRPAIALVDHRFTQDVEAVRDTAVPDLMIVAYGGDAPDDLTRRAAVKPTEFAAVDTAADDVALFGPTSGSTGVPKITTHFHRDILSIDNTFGRHTLRVRPDDLVSCTAPFAFTFGLGILVVCALRAGACALLTEAVAPEPLADLVAETGVTVLATAPTAYKQILKADKADRLRGLRTAVSAGEHIPDEVWKQLHAGTGIKVIDGIGATEMIHIFISAAGDEIRPGATGRPVPGYRATILGLDGEELGPGVEGRLAVIGPVGCRYLDDRRQENYVVGGWNVTGDTYVRDEDGYFYYRTRTDNMIVSSGYNIGGPEVEAAIDTHPDVVESAVVAKPDPERGSVVCAFVVLREGVTGDDAKARDIQDYVKTQLAPYKYPRAVRFTDALPRNTSGKLQHYLLRQLIEKANEENNA; from the coding sequence ATGGACCTCGCGCCCTCCGCCTACCCGGACACGTTCGCCCGGGACCACCTCCCGGCACGCCACCTGTGGCCGGTCCTGGAGTTCACCACGGACGAACTCCAGTACCCCGAGCGCCTCAACGCCGCCACCGAGATCATCGACATACCCGCCGACACCTTCGGCCCCGACCGCGCCGCGCTGCGCACGCCGGAGGGCGAGGTGTGGACCTACGGCGAACTGCGCCGCCGCGCCAACCAGATCGCCCATGTGCTCACCGACGACCTCGGCCTGACACCCGGCAACCGGGTGCTCCTGCGCTCCCCGAACAACCCGTGGACCGTCGCGGCCTGGCTCGGCGTGCTCAAGGCCGGCGGCATCGTCGTGACGACCATGGCGGCACTGCGCGCCCGCGAACTCACCCCGATCGCGCAAAAGACCCGCCCGGCGATCGCACTGGTCGACCACCGGTTCACGCAGGACGTCGAGGCCGTACGAGACACCGCTGTGCCGGACCTCATGATCGTGGCGTACGGCGGTGACGCACCCGACGATCTGACGCGCCGGGCGGCGGTGAAGCCGACAGAGTTCGCCGCGGTCGACACCGCGGCCGACGACGTGGCCCTCTTCGGGCCCACCTCGGGCAGCACCGGCGTACCGAAGATCACCACCCACTTCCACCGCGACATCCTGTCCATCGACAACACCTTCGGCCGGCACACGCTCCGGGTGCGGCCCGACGACCTCGTGTCGTGCACCGCGCCATTCGCGTTCACCTTCGGCCTCGGCATCCTCGTCGTGTGTGCCCTGCGCGCCGGCGCGTGCGCACTGCTGACCGAGGCCGTCGCGCCGGAGCCCCTCGCCGACCTCGTCGCCGAGACGGGGGTCACCGTCCTCGCGACCGCGCCGACGGCGTACAAGCAGATCCTCAAGGCGGACAAGGCCGACCGGTTGCGCGGCCTGCGCACCGCGGTCAGCGCCGGGGAACACATACCCGACGAGGTGTGGAAGCAGCTCCACGCCGGGACCGGGATCAAGGTCATCGACGGCATCGGGGCCACCGAGATGATCCACATCTTCATCTCCGCCGCCGGTGACGAGATCCGTCCCGGAGCGACCGGAAGACCGGTCCCCGGCTACCGCGCCACCATCCTCGGCCTCGACGGTGAGGAACTCGGTCCCGGTGTCGAAGGGCGGCTGGCCGTGATCGGCCCGGTCGGCTGCCGCTACCTCGACGACCGGCGCCAGGAGAACTACGTCGTGGGCGGCTGGAACGTCACGGGCGACACCTACGTCCGCGACGAGGACGGCTACTTCTACTACCGCACCCGCACCGACAACATGATCGTCTCCTCCGGCTACAACATCGGAGGCCCTGAGGTCGAAGCCGCGATCGACACACACCCGGACGTCGTCGAGTCCGCGGTGGTCGCCAAGCCCGACCCCGAGCGCGGCTCGGTCGTGTGCGCCTTCGTCGTGCTGCGCGAGGGAGTCACCGGTGACGACGCCAAGGCCAGGGACATCCAGGACTACGTCAAGACCCAGCTGGCGCCGTACAAGTACCCGCGCGCGGTCCGCTTCACCGACGCCCTGCCCCGCAACACCAGCGGGAAGCTGCAGCACTACCTGCTGCGCCAGTTGATCGAGAAGGCGAACGAGGAGAACAACGCATGA
- a CDS encoding acyl-CoA thioesterase domain-containing protein yields MTAGTEPTSAVFAAAVTLKPAEPDYYDRAFTATTQPCPWPKAYGGDMVAQAAAAAMRSVEGKTLHSTHSYFLRPVDIGAEVRYEVELLRDGRGYATRQVRGFQNGKPVYVCLANFAAGEPGSATYSAEPPAGVPAPEELPSSASYLSNTAPEAPRGTMTDASHAYWSGGRSFDMRHVPGPVYLTVEGEQAPQQAVWLRPFEKLGSVDGLTDAQRDLAALAYVCDYTILEPVLRVLGLAWARPGLVTASLDHAMWFHRPGPMDGWLLYAQEAVAAESGRGLATGRFFTAAGVHLATVVQEGLIRTTS; encoded by the coding sequence ATGACGGCCGGGACGGAGCCGACGTCCGCGGTCTTCGCCGCGGCGGTCACGCTGAAGCCGGCCGAACCCGACTACTACGACCGCGCCTTCACCGCGACCACCCAGCCCTGTCCCTGGCCCAAGGCGTACGGCGGTGACATGGTCGCCCAGGCCGCGGCCGCCGCCATGAGGTCGGTCGAGGGCAAGACGCTGCACTCGACACACTCCTACTTCCTGCGGCCGGTCGACATCGGCGCCGAGGTCCGCTACGAGGTGGAGCTCCTGCGCGACGGCCGCGGCTACGCCACCCGGCAGGTCCGCGGCTTCCAGAACGGCAAGCCGGTCTACGTCTGCCTCGCCAACTTCGCGGCGGGCGAGCCGGGTTCGGCGACGTACAGTGCCGAGCCGCCCGCGGGTGTCCCGGCCCCCGAGGAGCTGCCCAGCTCGGCCTCGTACCTCTCCAACACGGCTCCCGAGGCGCCTCGGGGCACGATGACGGACGCCTCGCACGCGTACTGGAGCGGCGGCCGCAGCTTCGACATGCGGCACGTCCCCGGGCCCGTCTACCTCACCGTCGAAGGCGAGCAAGCGCCCCAACAGGCCGTGTGGCTGAGGCCGTTCGAGAAGCTGGGGTCCGTCGACGGGTTGACCGACGCCCAGCGCGATCTCGCCGCGCTCGCCTACGTCTGCGACTACACGATCCTCGAACCCGTCCTGCGGGTGCTCGGTCTGGCCTGGGCCCGGCCGGGACTCGTCACCGCCAGCCTCGACCACGCGATGTGGTTCCACCGGCCCGGCCCGATGGACGGCTGGCTTCTGTACGCCCAGGAGGCCGTCGCCGCCGAGTCCGGCCGCGGTCTGGCCACCGGCCGGTTCTTCACCGCCGCCGGAGTCCATCTGGCCACCGTCGTCCAGGAAGGCCTGATCCGCACCACCTCCTGA